From the Spiribacter sp. 2438 genome, one window contains:
- the rpmG gene encoding 50S ribosomal protein L33 codes for MRDKIKLVSSAGTGHFYTTDKNRRNTPHKLEFRKYDPVVRKHVIYKEAKIK; via the coding sequence ATGCGCGACAAGATCAAACTCGTATCCAGTGCCGGCACCGGGCATTTCTACACCACCGACAAAAACCGTCGGAATACGCCCCACAAACTGGAATTCCGCAAGTACGATCCCGTGGTCCGCAAGCACGTGATCTACAAGGAAGCGAAGATCAAGTAA
- a CDS encoding tartrate dehydrogenase — translation MTHRIALIPGDGIGREVTPVGVQCLKALGRRPGLDFEFNEFPYSCEYYAEHGAMMPADGIEALRPHDAILLGAVGYPGVPDHVSLWGLLLPIRREFQQYVNLRPVRLLRGLTSALRDRGPEDINYLVVRENNEGEYSEIGGRLYDGLPEAMAVQATVITRKGSERILDYAFRLANDRPRRQLAYATKSNGIKHTMPFWDEQVEAMAAQWPDIRVDGYHVDILAANFVTHPDWFDVVVGTNLFGDILSDLGPATAGGIGVAPSANISPDPDLPSMFEPVHGSAPDIAGQDIANPIAMIWTVVMMLEDLGEKQAADDLMGALEAVTAEGRVLTRDLGGHAGTREFADRVLAELG, via the coding sequence ATGACACATCGCATCGCCCTGATCCCCGGCGACGGTATCGGACGGGAAGTCACCCCGGTGGGGGTCCAGTGCCTCAAGGCACTGGGCCGCCGGCCCGGCCTTGATTTCGAGTTCAACGAATTTCCCTATTCCTGCGAATACTACGCCGAGCACGGCGCGATGATGCCGGCGGATGGTATCGAGGCGCTGAGGCCCCATGACGCCATTCTGCTGGGTGCGGTGGGGTATCCCGGCGTGCCAGATCACGTCTCGCTTTGGGGTTTGCTGCTCCCCATCCGGCGGGAGTTCCAGCAGTACGTGAACCTGCGGCCGGTGCGGCTCCTGCGGGGTCTGACCTCCGCCCTTCGGGACCGCGGCCCGGAAGACATCAATTACCTGGTGGTGCGGGAGAACAACGAAGGCGAATACTCCGAAATCGGCGGCCGCCTGTATGACGGGCTGCCCGAAGCCATGGCCGTGCAGGCCACCGTCATCACCCGCAAGGGCAGTGAGCGCATCCTGGATTATGCCTTTCGGCTGGCCAACGACCGGCCCCGGCGGCAGCTCGCCTACGCCACCAAGTCCAATGGCATCAAGCACACCATGCCGTTCTGGGATGAGCAGGTGGAGGCCATGGCCGCCCAGTGGCCCGACATCCGCGTGGACGGCTATCACGTGGATATCCTGGCAGCTAATTTCGTCACCCACCCGGACTGGTTCGACGTCGTGGTGGGCACCAACCTGTTCGGCGATATCCTCTCCGACCTGGGGCCAGCCACCGCCGGCGGCATCGGCGTGGCCCCATCGGCCAACATCAGCCCCGACCCTGATCTCCCCTCGATGTTCGAGCCCGTTCACGGGTCGGCACCGGACATCGCTGGCCAGGACATCGCCAACCCCATCGCCATGATCTGGACCGTGGTGATGATGCTGGAAGACCTGGGTGAGAAGCAGGCGGCCGACGACCTGATGGGCGCGCTGGAAGCGGTAACCGCCGAAGGACGGGTCCTCACCCGGGATCTCGGTGGCCACGCGGGCACCCGGGAATTTGCCGATCGGGTGCTGGCGGAGCTCGGCTGA
- a CDS encoding lysophospholipid acyltransferase family protein, protein MPPLRGRARLINGLLALLSLLPLRVLHALGGGAARLAELLKIRERHTARVNADLCFPEWPVEDRRWLARQAMKENFRGLFELAAFWHWPLERVLGLVQSVEGEDVIDQVAAEGRGILVIAPHHGAWEILQMWLARRVSLHALYRPPRMSELEPLLNRGRSRSSATFWPARPSGIRALFKALQAGEAVGILPDQSPPGEGVYAPFFGQPAKTMTLFAKMAARTGAPVVIGWAERLPRGQGYRLHWRRVTEAVDHSDPTEAAAAMNREIERVVRERPEQYQWTYRRFARQAEGEPNPYKISRAPVER, encoded by the coding sequence ATGCCGCCGCTGCGGGGACGTGCCCGGCTGATCAACGGCCTGCTGGCCCTGCTGTCTCTCCTCCCCCTGCGGGTGCTCCATGCGCTGGGCGGTGGCGCCGCCCGACTGGCAGAACTGCTGAAAATCCGGGAGCGGCACACGGCGCGGGTGAATGCCGATCTGTGTTTTCCGGAGTGGCCGGTTGAGGACCGCCGATGGCTGGCCCGGCAGGCCATGAAGGAGAACTTTCGCGGGCTGTTCGAGTTGGCGGCCTTCTGGCATTGGCCCCTCGAGCGGGTGCTGGGGTTGGTCCAGTCGGTGGAGGGCGAGGACGTCATTGACCAGGTCGCCGCCGAAGGCCGGGGCATTCTGGTGATCGCCCCGCATCACGGTGCCTGGGAAATTCTGCAGATGTGGCTGGCCCGCCGGGTATCGCTGCACGCCCTTTACCGGCCCCCACGCATGAGCGAACTGGAACCGCTGCTCAATCGCGGCCGCTCCCGCAGCAGCGCCACCTTCTGGCCCGCCCGTCCCTCGGGCATTCGGGCCCTGTTCAAGGCGCTTCAGGCGGGGGAGGCCGTGGGCATCCTGCCGGATCAGTCACCTCCGGGCGAAGGGGTTTACGCACCATTTTTTGGCCAGCCGGCCAAGACCATGACGCTGTTTGCGAAGATGGCGGCCCGCACCGGCGCGCCGGTGGTAATTGGCTGGGCTGAGCGGCTGCCCCGGGGGCAGGGCTACCGACTCCACTGGCGGCGGGTCACCGAGGCGGTGGACCATTCCGATCCCACCGAGGCCGCCGCGGCCATGAACCGCGAGATCGAGCGGGTGGTCCGGGAGCGACCCGAGCAGTATCAGTGGACCTATCGGCGTTTTGCCCGGCAGGCAGAGGGTGAGCCCAACCCCTACAAGATCAGCCGCGCTCCAGTAGAGCGTTAA
- the cydD gene encoding thiol reductant ABC exporter subunit CydD: MTPAAWLARESRAVAGRLRLAALYGVIEGLLIITQAGLVAWLVHSVVMEDVTPTSLLLPVALLVVVVIGRPLAQALRARTAIEASSRVRQRVRTRLIRHAEALGPVGLAAQDTGETASQLTDQVSALDGYYARYRPQMAVAVLIPLAIVITAFTQDWIAGTFLVLAAPLIPLFMALVGMGAERLNRDQFEAVGRLSGQFLDRVRGLTTLRLFGRTDEATQGILDGSDEYRSRSMRVLRVAFLSSAVLEFFASVAIAVLAIYIGFGLLGYIDWGPAPQLTLFSGLFVLLLAPEFFQPLRTLAQHYHDRATAMGAADLLARFEALEPESTPGSAPESATPPVSDVHRLVAHDLLLQRPGRGTVLTVPHFEARAGERVLIEGASGGGKTTLLMALAGLLRPAEGHVTRDLPDDRLGWLGAPPFIASASLRNNIRLGDPAVGSADLEAAAERAGVTEFSHRLADGLETMVGERGVGLSGGQAQRVALARAFVSPARLIILDEPTTALDADTERYVIQGLEALAAEGRIIVIASHDKALRVYCQRRYQIADGVLEAVSDE, encoded by the coding sequence ATGACACCTGCGGCATGGCTCGCCCGGGAAAGCCGGGCCGTTGCCGGCAGGCTGCGCCTTGCCGCTCTGTATGGAGTCATTGAAGGTCTTCTGATCATTACACAGGCCGGGCTGGTTGCCTGGCTTGTGCATTCCGTGGTGATGGAAGACGTCACCCCCACCTCGCTGCTGCTCCCGGTCGCCTTATTGGTGGTGGTGGTGATCGGCCGCCCCCTCGCACAAGCCCTGAGGGCGCGAACGGCCATCGAGGCATCCAGTCGGGTCCGGCAGCGGGTTCGCACACGGCTCATCCGTCATGCCGAGGCGCTTGGCCCGGTGGGTCTGGCCGCTCAGGACACCGGCGAAACCGCCAGCCAGCTCACGGACCAAGTGAGCGCACTGGATGGCTACTACGCCCGTTACCGGCCTCAGATGGCGGTGGCGGTGCTGATTCCGCTGGCCATTGTCATCACTGCATTCACCCAGGACTGGATCGCCGGCACCTTCCTGGTGCTTGCGGCACCGCTGATTCCCCTGTTCATGGCGCTGGTGGGCATGGGCGCCGAGCGACTCAACCGGGATCAGTTCGAGGCGGTGGGCCGGCTCTCCGGGCAGTTTCTGGACCGGGTGCGCGGCCTGACCACTCTGCGATTGTTCGGCCGAACCGATGAGGCGACCCAGGGCATTCTGGACGGATCCGACGAATACCGCAGCCGCAGCATGCGGGTGCTGCGGGTGGCATTCCTGTCCTCGGCGGTGCTGGAGTTCTTTGCGTCGGTGGCCATTGCAGTCCTGGCCATCTACATCGGCTTCGGCCTGCTGGGCTACATCGACTGGGGGCCCGCCCCCCAGTTAACGCTTTTCAGCGGACTGTTCGTGCTGCTGCTGGCGCCGGAGTTCTTCCAGCCGCTGCGCACTCTGGCCCAGCATTACCACGATCGGGCCACGGCCATGGGGGCCGCCGACCTGCTGGCCCGGTTCGAAGCCCTGGAACCCGAATCGACGCCGGGATCCGCGCCGGAATCCGCGACGCCTCCGGTCAGCGATGTCCATCGGCTGGTCGCCCATGACCTGTTACTCCAGCGGCCGGGCCGGGGAACGGTACTGACCGTGCCCCACTTCGAGGCCCGCGCCGGCGAGCGCGTGCTCATCGAGGGCGCCTCCGGCGGCGGCAAGACCACACTGCTCATGGCCCTGGCCGGATTGCTGCGCCCCGCCGAGGGTCATGTGACTCGGGATTTACCCGATGACCGCCTGGGCTGGCTGGGTGCGCCCCCGTTCATCGCCAGCGCCAGCCTGCGCAACAACATTCGCCTTGGTGATCCCGCCGTCGGCAGCGCCGATCTCGAGGCGGCCGCCGAGCGCGCCGGGGTGACCGAGTTCTCCCATCGGCTGGCGGACGGACTGGAAACCATGGTGGGCGAGCGCGGCGTGGGCCTCTCCGGTGGCCAGGCCCAGCGGGTCGCGCTGGCCCGGGCGTTTGTCTCGCCGGCCCGGTTGATCATCCTGGATGAGCCCACAACGGCACTGGATGCGGACACCGAACGCTACGTCATTCAGGGCCTGGAGGCGCTGGCCGCCGAAGGCCGGATCATTGTGATCGCGAGCCATGACAAGGCGCTGAGGGTTTATTGCCAGCGCCGCTACCAAATTGCTGACGGGGTCCTGGAGGCGGTGAGCGATGAATGA
- the mutM gene encoding bifunctional DNA-formamidopyrimidine glycosylase/DNA-(apurinic or apyrimidinic site) lyase, producing MPELPEVETTRRGLRPHSEGRQLVRLVVRERRLRWPVAADAEAQVAGRLIREVGRRGKYLLFRLDADITMMLHLGMSGHVRVVPQSHSLRPHDHLDFCLDSGEALRFNDPRRFGSLHVTADPPEAHPLLARLGPEPLAAAFHGDYLYQAARGRRVAVKSFIMNSQVVVGVGNIYATESLHRAGIHPARPAGRIARHRFEHLAAAIRAVLTEAIRAGGTTLRDFSGTDGVPGYFQQTLDAYGRGGEPCRQCGRRLRESRLGQRATVYCPACQR from the coding sequence ATGCCTGAGTTGCCCGAGGTGGAAACCACCCGACGCGGATTGCGACCCCACAGTGAGGGTCGGCAGCTGGTGCGTCTGGTTGTCCGGGAACGGCGGCTGCGCTGGCCGGTGGCCGCCGATGCCGAGGCGCAGGTCGCCGGGCGGCTGATTCGTGAGGTGGGCCGGCGCGGCAAATACCTGCTTTTCAGGCTGGATGCCGACATCACCATGATGTTGCATCTTGGCATGTCGGGCCACGTGCGGGTTGTGCCCCAGAGCCATTCCCTTCGCCCCCACGATCATCTGGATTTCTGCCTGGATAGCGGCGAGGCGCTGCGCTTTAACGACCCACGGCGATTTGGCAGCCTTCATGTGACCGCTGACCCGCCGGAGGCGCATCCGCTACTGGCGCGGTTAGGGCCGGAGCCGCTGGCGGCCGCCTTCCATGGCGACTATCTCTATCAAGCGGCCCGCGGTCGGCGGGTGGCGGTGAAGAGCTTCATTATGAACAGCCAGGTGGTCGTGGGGGTTGGCAATATCTACGCCACCGAATCCCTGCACCGGGCCGGCATTCATCCAGCCAGGCCTGCCGGGCGTATCGCGCGTCATCGGTTTGAGCACCTGGCCGCAGCCATTCGCGCCGTGCTGACCGAAGCGATTCGGGCCGGCGGCACCACCCTGCGGGATTTCAGCGGCACCGATGGCGTGCCCGGCTATTTTCAGCAGACCCTGGATGCCTATGGCCGCGGTGGCGAGCCCTGCCGGCAGTGTGGCCGGCGGCTCAGGGAGAGCCGGCTTGGCCAGCGGGCCACCGTGTACTGCCCCGCCTGTCAGCGCTGA
- the rpmB gene encoding 50S ribosomal protein L28, whose protein sequence is MAKVCQVTGKRPMTGNNVSHAHNKTRRRFLPNIRYHRFWLDSESRWVRLRVSSKGMRIIDKVGIDKVISDLRSRGEKV, encoded by the coding sequence ATGGCCAAGGTCTGTCAGGTCACCGGCAAGCGGCCGATGACCGGAAACAACGTATCGCACGCCCACAACAAAACGCGGCGGCGTTTTCTGCCGAACATCCGCTATCATCGCTTCTGGCTGGATAGCGAGAGCCGGTGGGTGCGCCTGCGGGTTTCCAGCAAGGGCATGCGGATTATCGACAAGGTCGGCATCGACAAGGTCATCAGTGACCTGCGCAGCCGCGGCGAAAAGGTCTGA
- a CDS encoding TolC family outer membrane protein: MLAVRRLSPIRWLPLALGLILLPGGPVLADSLLDIYEQARERDPQFQQAIADRQAREEALPQARAALRPSVIISSAFSGIDTDSDFSEPPTGSEQYRQLSYGVELSQTLYRYSRARSVDQATVLVEQAQADFASAQQGLILRVAERYFSVLDARKALDAAEANLEAIQRQLEQAEQRFEVGVIARTDVEEARAQADLGQAELLQAQDDLETEREQLRELTGQAPALLLPVREGVELERPSPGEPEAWREQAEADNWQLVATQLAAEAAMEGIEVERGERFPQVDLVAGYDGVNRYGFRGRDPSSDEFSARIQLSFPLYQGGGVSSRVREAQFRYTEARETLEEVRRTVGRNAADAYRGTLTALQRVQALDQARVSTQAALEATEAGFDVGSRTIVDVLNAQREVFNAERDYQQARHAFLLNTLRLQEAAGALDEDDLRAVNALLERG; the protein is encoded by the coding sequence ATGCTCGCTGTGCGCCGACTGTCGCCCATTCGCTGGCTGCCGCTGGCCCTCGGCCTGATCCTGCTCCCCGGGGGCCCGGTTCTCGCGGACTCCCTGCTGGACATCTACGAGCAGGCCCGCGAGCGCGACCCGCAGTTTCAGCAGGCCATTGCCGATCGCCAGGCCCGGGAAGAAGCCCTGCCCCAGGCCCGGGCCGCGCTTCGACCCAGCGTCATCATCAGCTCGGCGTTCAGCGGCATCGACACCGACAGCGACTTTTCCGAGCCGCCAACAGGGAGCGAGCAGTACCGGCAGCTGAGCTACGGGGTCGAACTCAGCCAGACCCTTTACCGGTACTCCCGGGCCCGAAGCGTGGATCAGGCCACCGTGCTGGTGGAACAGGCCCAGGCTGACTTCGCGTCGGCCCAGCAGGGCCTCATTCTGCGGGTGGCGGAGCGCTATTTCAGTGTCCTCGATGCCCGTAAAGCCCTGGATGCGGCCGAAGCGAACCTCGAAGCCATCCAGCGACAACTGGAGCAGGCCGAGCAGCGTTTCGAGGTGGGGGTCATTGCCCGCACCGACGTTGAAGAGGCCCGCGCCCAGGCCGACCTCGGCCAGGCCGAGTTGCTGCAGGCCCAGGATGATCTGGAAACCGAACGCGAGCAGCTGCGTGAGCTGACCGGCCAGGCACCGGCGCTGCTGCTGCCGGTGCGGGAGGGCGTCGAACTCGAGCGCCCGTCACCGGGCGAGCCGGAGGCCTGGCGCGAACAGGCGGAAGCCGACAATTGGCAGCTGGTGGCGACCCAACTGGCCGCTGAAGCCGCCATGGAAGGCATTGAAGTGGAACGCGGCGAGCGCTTCCCCCAGGTGGACCTGGTGGCGGGCTATGATGGGGTCAACCGCTATGGATTCCGCGGCCGTGATCCCAGCTCCGATGAATTCAGTGCCCGCATCCAGCTAAGCTTTCCCCTCTACCAGGGTGGCGGCGTTTCTTCCCGGGTTCGCGAGGCCCAGTTCCGTTATACCGAAGCCCGGGAAACCCTGGAGGAAGTCCGGCGCACGGTGGGCCGCAATGCCGCGGATGCCTATCGGGGCACACTGACCGCGCTGCAGCGGGTGCAGGCCCTCGATCAGGCCCGGGTCTCCACCCAGGCAGCGCTGGAGGCCACCGAAGCGGGATTTGACGTCGGCAGTCGTACCATCGTGGACGTGCTCAATGCCCAGCGCGAGGTGTTCAACGCCGAGCGCGACTACCAGCAGGCCCGCCACGCATTTCTGCTCAATACACTGAGGCTGCAGGAAGCCGCTGGCGCCCTGGACGAGGACGATCTGCGGGCCGTTAACGCTCTACTGGAGCGCGGCTGA
- the cydC gene encoding thiol reductant ABC exporter subunit CydC — translation MNELRPYLAMLRAYRGRLLLGAALMLLTAAAGIGLLALSGWFITATAITGMLLAAGVAATLDIYVPGGGIRAFAVTRTVARYFERVFNHDVVLRLLRDLRGRTFARLAALTPTALGRLRSGELLNRLTTDIDRLDGLYLRGLAPPAVAFLAVAIAGGLLTLGSPLVALFAVAALVAIGGVIITRAWHQGRALTRQLASANADVRANLVDHLRGMAELKAFGSVDHHRQRLERFDSDEREHESRLATEIATGEAVMNGALHLVVVGVLIAALMLFHGGHVSGAIAVMMPLAVLALLEPLGVLPGAGLHLARARASAERLDAEQSAAPAASATGDQPARQPPSQAPAVTLNGVTLRRGAGARVLDNLHLSIAAGEHIGIIGVSGCGKSSLAGLVAGWLPPDRGQVQVNDQPLETIDAESHLARLGYLTQHTDLFSGTIAGNLRLADSTVSDGRLWALLQDLALDHFVASCPAGLDTPIGESGLELSGGQARRLALGRVMLRDAPLVILDEPFSGLDETTASHVSRSLQRWLKGRTALLLGHEPAAIPGGDRLLRLRAGRLLGA, via the coding sequence ATGAATGAGCTCCGGCCCTACCTGGCGATGCTGCGGGCCTATCGCGGCCGGCTGCTGCTTGGCGCCGCACTGATGCTGCTCACCGCCGCGGCCGGCATCGGGCTGCTTGCCCTGTCCGGCTGGTTCATCACCGCCACGGCCATCACCGGCATGCTGCTGGCCGCCGGCGTCGCGGCAACCCTGGATATCTACGTTCCCGGCGGCGGCATTCGTGCCTTCGCGGTCACCCGCACGGTGGCCCGGTATTTCGAGCGGGTGTTCAACCACGACGTGGTCCTGCGGCTGCTGCGGGATTTGCGTGGCCGGACCTTCGCCCGCCTCGCCGCCCTGACCCCGACGGCGCTGGGCAGACTGCGAAGCGGTGAACTGCTCAACCGCCTGACCACCGACATCGATCGGCTGGATGGACTTTATCTTCGCGGGCTGGCGCCACCGGCGGTGGCCTTCCTGGCGGTGGCCATCGCCGGCGGCCTGCTGACCCTGGGGTCACCCCTGGTGGCGCTCTTTGCCGTGGCGGCACTGGTGGCCATCGGCGGCGTCATCATCACCCGGGCCTGGCACCAGGGCCGGGCGCTGACCCGGCAGCTGGCCAGCGCCAATGCCGATGTGCGGGCCAACCTGGTGGACCATCTGCGCGGCATGGCCGAACTGAAGGCTTTTGGCAGCGTGGATCATCACCGGCAGCGACTGGAGCGCTTTGATAGCGACGAGCGGGAGCACGAAAGCCGTCTCGCCACGGAAATCGCCACCGGCGAGGCCGTGATGAATGGCGCCCTGCATCTGGTGGTGGTGGGCGTCCTGATCGCCGCACTGATGCTCTTCCATGGCGGTCATGTCAGTGGCGCCATCGCGGTCATGATGCCGCTGGCCGTCCTTGCCCTGCTGGAACCGCTGGGTGTGCTGCCCGGGGCGGGACTGCACCTCGCCCGGGCACGGGCCTCCGCCGAGCGTCTCGATGCCGAGCAGTCAGCGGCTCCCGCGGCGTCGGCCACTGGCGATCAGCCGGCCCGCCAGCCGCCGAGCCAGGCGCCCGCCGTGACCCTGAATGGCGTGACCCTGCGACGCGGCGCCGGCGCCCGGGTGCTGGACAACCTCCACCTCTCCATCGCAGCGGGGGAGCACATCGGCATCATCGGCGTCTCCGGATGCGGGAAATCCAGTCTGGCTGGGCTCGTGGCGGGGTGGTTGCCGCCCGACCGTGGCCAGGTGCAGGTCAATGACCAGCCCCTGGAGACCATCGACGCCGAAAGTCACCTGGCTCGGCTGGGTTATCTCACCCAGCACACGGACCTCTTCAGCGGCACCATCGCCGGCAATCTGCGGCTGGCGGACTCCACGGTCAGCGATGGACGCCTGTGGGCGCTGCTGCAGGATCTTGCCCTGGATCACTTCGTGGCAAGCTGCCCGGCCGGCCTGGACACCCCCATTGGCGAGTCCGGACTGGAACTCTCTGGCGGTCAGGCGCGGCGTCTGGCACTGGGCCGAGTGATGCTGCGGGACGCTCCGCTGGTGATCCTGGATGAGCCGTTCAGCGGCCTGGACGAGACCACCGCGTCACACGTTAGCCGGTCCCTGCAGCGCTGGCTGAAGGGACGGACCGCTCTGTTGCTGGGTCATGAGCCGGCGGCCATCCCCGGCGGTGACCGACTGCTCCGCCTGCGCGCCGGGCGATTGCTGGGCGCCTGA
- a CDS encoding zinc-finger domain-containing protein, with protein sequence MPDPQTHDRPDLIKPNSENRYEVTAEDLPLSCPMPGMYLWNSHPKVYIPVHKTGEGKCPYCGAEYFIRDFDPDDPAIAEHHRRD encoded by the coding sequence GTGCCGGATCCACAGACCCACGATCGCCCTGATCTGATTAAGCCAAACAGTGAGAATCGCTACGAGGTGACCGCCGAGGACCTGCCGTTGTCCTGCCCCATGCCGGGCATGTACCTGTGGAACAGTCACCCCAAGGTCTATATCCCGGTGCACAAAACCGGTGAGGGCAAGTGCCCCTACTGTGGCGCTGAGTACTTCATCCGCGATTTCGATCCCGACGACCCGGCCATTGCCGAGCACCATCGTCGGGACTGA
- a CDS encoding protein-L-isoaspartate O-methyltransferase: protein MTEVDLAAARENMVEQQLRTWEVLNERILDLLERIPREHFTPEAYTNLAYADMQVPLGHGEVMLEPKVEGRLLQALDPQPHERALEIGTGSGYLSTCLAQLCGHVTSVDIRPDFTDMARQNLEHNGVHNVHLETEDACRGWDDGRQYEVIAVTGSLPEHHDGFQKRLTQGGRLFMIVGKPPIMEALLITRVGEDQWATESLFDTSAPALVGAPFTQPFDL from the coding sequence ATGACCGAGGTTGATCTGGCCGCCGCCCGGGAGAACATGGTCGAGCAGCAGCTCAGGACCTGGGAGGTCCTTAACGAGCGCATTCTTGATCTGCTTGAGAGGATCCCGCGGGAGCATTTCACCCCCGAGGCATACACCAATCTCGCCTACGCCGACATGCAGGTGCCGCTGGGCCATGGCGAGGTCATGCTCGAACCCAAAGTTGAGGGTCGCCTGCTCCAGGCACTCGACCCACAACCCCACGAGCGGGCCCTTGAGATCGGCACCGGTTCCGGTTATCTGAGCACCTGTCTGGCGCAGTTGTGCGGTCACGTCACCAGCGTCGACATCCGCCCGGACTTCACCGACATGGCCCGACAGAATCTGGAACATAACGGCGTGCACAATGTCCACCTGGAAACCGAGGACGCCTGCCGTGGCTGGGACGACGGACGGCAGTACGAGGTGATCGCCGTGACGGGGTCCCTGCCAGAACACCATGACGGCTTTCAGAAAAGACTGACCCAGGGGGGCCGGCTGTTCATGATCGTGGGCAAACCCCCCATCATGGAAGCGCTTCTAATTACTCGCGTCGGCGAGGACCAATGGGCGACGGAGAGCCTGTTTGATACCAGTGCGCCGGCGCTGGTTGGAGCGCCCTTCACTCAGCCATTCGACCTCTAA